Proteins encoded in a region of the Microbacterium neungamense genome:
- a CDS encoding cold-shock protein: MATGTVKWFNSEKGFGFIAPDDGSDDLFAHFSAIAGSGFKELRENQKVEFDPERGPKGMQAVNIRAL, translated from the coding sequence ATGGCCACTGGCACTGTGAAATGGTTCAACTCGGAGAAGGGCTTCGGCTTCATCGCTCCGGACGACGGTTCGGACGACCTGTTCGCCCACTTCTCGGCGATCGCCGGGTCGGGCTTCAAGGAGCTCCGCGAGAACCAGAAGGTCGAGTTCGACCCCGAGCGCGGCCCCAAGGGCATGCAGGCGGTGAACATCCGCGCTCTCTGA
- a CDS encoding potassium channel family protein, which yields MSTFLSFGHDARRIAEADSVAVIGLGRFGTSLALELMASGTEVLGIDGDEDIVQALNGELTQVVRADSTKLEVLQQLAIGDFDRVVVAIGSDITASILTASLLLQLQVPVIWAKAVDERHGAVLEQLGVHRVIYPEKDMGRRVAHLVRGAAADYLEIDKGFAIVKTTAPRSLHGVTLADAAVRASHGVTVAAHRSEEGSWTNASPETVLGAGDTVLVVGPIAKVERFAQLR from the coding sequence GTGTCCACCTTCCTGTCGTTCGGCCATGACGCCCGCCGCATCGCCGAGGCCGACTCCGTCGCCGTCATCGGGCTGGGCCGCTTCGGCACGTCCCTCGCCCTGGAGCTGATGGCTTCCGGGACCGAGGTGCTCGGCATCGACGGCGACGAGGACATCGTGCAGGCGCTGAACGGTGAACTCACCCAGGTGGTCCGCGCCGACTCCACGAAGCTCGAGGTGCTGCAGCAGCTCGCGATCGGCGATTTCGATCGCGTCGTCGTCGCGATCGGCAGCGACATCACCGCCTCCATCCTCACCGCCTCGCTGCTGCTGCAGCTGCAGGTACCGGTGATCTGGGCGAAGGCCGTGGACGAGCGGCACGGCGCCGTGCTCGAGCAGCTGGGCGTGCACCGCGTCATCTACCCGGAGAAGGATATGGGCCGCAGAGTCGCCCACCTCGTGCGCGGGGCCGCCGCGGACTACCTGGAGATCGACAAGGGGTTCGCCATCGTGAAGACGACGGCACCGCGGTCTCTGCACGGCGTGACCCTCGCCGACGCCGCGGTGCGGGCGTCCCACGGTGTCACGGTCGCCGCGCACCGCTCGGAGGAGGGCTCGTGGACCAACGCCTCCCCCGAGACCGTCCTCGGTGCCGGGGACACTGTGCTCGTGGTCGGCCCGATCGCGAAGGTCGAGCGCTTCGCGCAGCTGCGGTGA
- a CDS encoding TrkH family potassium uptake protein: MAPRTGRHHPLAPAQAIATGFGTTIVLGALVLMLPISSAGARWTGPVEALFTSTSAVCVTGLIVVDTAVYWSPFGKIVIMLLIQLGGLGIMLFAALVGIALARRLSVRSRLITSTETKSPDAGNVRRLAAGILATTLVIEGVVAVLLFLRFTTGHGYDPARAAWHAVFHAVSSFNNAGFALYSDSLMGFVTDPWITLPLCAATILGGLGFPVLRQLRRELRRPLHWTMNTRIVLVGTAALLAVGMLSVTVTEWDNPGTFGALDPASRLLAGFVYSVQARTAGFNSVDIAQLHDETWLITDVLMFIGAGPAGTAGGIKVTTFAVLFFIMWTELRGGAAVNVFGKRLSRAVHREAITVVLVAIAAVMAGVIAILAMTELDLDKVLFEAVSAFATVGLSTGITADLPAAAKLILVALMFLGRLGPLTLGSALALRERRIAYELPKERPAIG; this comes from the coding sequence ATGGCGCCGCGCACCGGCCGCCACCACCCGCTCGCCCCCGCCCAGGCCATCGCGACCGGATTCGGCACGACCATCGTGCTGGGGGCGCTGGTCCTGATGCTGCCGATCTCGTCCGCCGGGGCTCGCTGGACCGGTCCTGTCGAGGCGCTGTTCACCTCCACATCGGCGGTCTGTGTGACCGGCCTCATCGTCGTCGACACCGCCGTGTACTGGAGCCCGTTCGGCAAGATCGTCATCATGCTGCTCATCCAGCTGGGCGGGCTGGGGATCATGCTGTTCGCGGCGCTCGTCGGCATCGCCCTGGCGCGACGGCTGTCGGTGCGCTCGCGCCTGATCACCAGCACCGAGACGAAGTCGCCGGATGCCGGGAACGTGCGCCGGCTCGCGGCGGGCATCCTGGCCACCACCCTCGTGATCGAGGGGGTCGTCGCGGTCCTGCTGTTCCTGCGGTTCACGACCGGCCACGGGTACGACCCTGCCCGAGCCGCCTGGCACGCCGTCTTCCACGCGGTGTCCTCGTTCAACAACGCCGGGTTCGCCCTGTACAGCGACAGCCTGATGGGCTTCGTCACCGACCCGTGGATCACCCTCCCGCTGTGCGCGGCCACCATCCTGGGCGGTCTCGGCTTCCCGGTGCTGCGCCAGCTGCGCCGCGAACTGCGCCGCCCGCTGCACTGGACCATGAACACCAGGATCGTGCTCGTGGGCACCGCCGCGCTGCTGGCGGTCGGGATGCTGAGCGTCACGGTCACCGAGTGGGACAACCCCGGCACCTTCGGCGCCCTGGACCCGGCGTCGCGGCTGCTGGCCGGCTTCGTGTACTCGGTGCAGGCCCGCACCGCCGGGTTCAACTCGGTGGACATCGCGCAGCTGCACGACGAGACCTGGCTCATCACCGACGTGCTGATGTTCATCGGCGCCGGGCCCGCCGGCACCGCCGGCGGCATCAAGGTCACCACGTTCGCGGTGCTGTTCTTCATCATGTGGACCGAGCTGCGCGGCGGCGCGGCGGTGAACGTGTTCGGCAAGCGGCTGTCCCGCGCGGTGCACCGCGAGGCGATCACGGTGGTTCTGGTCGCGATCGCCGCCGTGATGGCTGGCGTGATCGCGATCCTCGCGATGACGGAGCTCGACCTCGACAAGGTGCTCTTCGAGGCGGTGTCGGCGTTCGCGACCGTCGGCCTGTCCACCGGCATCACCGCCGACCTGCCGGCGGCGGCGAAGCTCATCCTCGTCGCGCTCATGTTCCTCGGCCGGCTCGGCCCGCTCACCCTCGGCTCCGCCCTCGCCCTGCGCGAGCGGCGCATCGCCTACGAACTCCCCAAGGAGCGTCCCGCGATCGGCTGA
- a CDS encoding response regulator, whose amino-acid sequence MKLLIADDDPQLVRALRITLAAHGYEVVAAADGAEAVTMAAQTHPDIILLDLGMPRLDGVEVIHALRGWTRAPIIVVSGRTGSADKVDALDAGADDYVTKPFQVDELLARLRALARRTAPDPAAGAAVVRFGDVVVDLAARLVTRDGDPVHLTPTEWRMLEHLCRHPGALVTRQELLREIWGTDQVSDSGYLRLYMSQLRKKLEREPGAPVHLRTEAGMGYRLVLS is encoded by the coding sequence GTGAAGCTGCTGATCGCCGACGACGACCCGCAGCTGGTGCGGGCGCTGCGCATCACCCTGGCCGCGCACGGCTATGAGGTGGTCGCGGCGGCCGACGGGGCGGAGGCCGTGACGATGGCCGCGCAGACGCATCCGGACATCATCCTGCTCGACCTGGGCATGCCGCGTCTGGACGGCGTCGAGGTGATCCACGCACTGCGCGGCTGGACGCGCGCGCCGATCATCGTCGTCTCCGGCCGCACCGGTTCCGCCGACAAGGTGGACGCGCTGGACGCCGGCGCCGACGACTACGTCACCAAGCCGTTCCAGGTGGACGAGCTGCTCGCCCGGCTGCGCGCGCTGGCCCGGCGCACCGCCCCGGATCCCGCCGCCGGGGCGGCGGTGGTGCGGTTCGGAGACGTCGTGGTCGACCTCGCGGCGCGCCTGGTCACCCGCGACGGAGATCCCGTGCACCTCACGCCCACGGAATGGCGGATGCTGGAGCACCTGTGCCGGCATCCGGGCGCGCTGGTCACCCGGCAGGAGCTGCTCCGCGAGATCTGGGGCACCGATCAGGTGTCGGACTCCGGGTACCTGCGGCTGTACATGTCCCAGCTGCGCAAGAAGCTCGAGCGCGAACCGGGCGCCCCCGTGCACCTGCGCACCGAGGCCGGCATGGGCTACCGGCTGGTGCTGTCGTGA
- a CDS encoding APC family permease, whose protein sequence is MALPIFASDALSSVAYAPQELVMILALGGLAFLSFAPWVAAAVVLLLTVVVLSYRQLIKAYPSGGGDYEVASKNLGEIPGVTVAAALLVDYVLTVAVSVASGVDNIISAVPQLDPVRVELAVGFVLLIVVINLRGVREASLVFAIPTYVFIGSVGVMIVTGIARTLLGDPPVASSAAFGMHAEDLSQAAVILLVLRAFSSGCSALTGVEAVSNGVPAFRAPKVRNAQLTLTMMGGIAIALFSGLTALALISGVHYAENPCALVGFDCTTPQPSLMAQVAAATFGGSSIPFFIIQAATACVLLLAANTAFNGFPLLGAVLARDGYAPKALNTRGDRLVFSNGMILLGIAAIAVLIVFQARLTTLIQLYIIGVFVSFSLGQIGMVRHWRRMLRATAPRGPSLRASERRAALTGLAINAIGAVFTVLVLVIVTITKFTHGAYLVFFAIPFLALLMVGVKRYYRDVEHEIRVDDAVHFGSSGDLALILVNRLQKPVLKAIDYAIAAEHDTTLAIHVALTPEDGEQLQREWAERRMPVPLVILDSPYRSYAQPVAEFIEKYREKHGSSVVTVYLPQYIVGHWWEALLHNRRARRIAGQLMLVHGVSITLVPWLLDSSELIYGRRSRPVPGQERAGRPVVATGRRAQRPAGPPDAAVEAGAGRGV, encoded by the coding sequence ATGGCCCTGCCGATCTTCGCCTCCGACGCGCTCAGCTCGGTCGCGTACGCGCCGCAGGAGCTGGTGATGATCCTCGCGCTCGGCGGCCTCGCGTTCCTCAGCTTCGCACCGTGGGTCGCCGCGGCGGTCGTGCTGCTGCTGACGGTCGTGGTGCTCAGCTACCGGCAGCTGATCAAGGCGTACCCGTCCGGCGGCGGCGACTACGAGGTGGCCTCGAAGAACCTCGGCGAGATCCCCGGTGTCACCGTCGCCGCGGCCCTGCTCGTCGACTACGTGCTCACCGTGGCCGTGTCGGTCGCCTCCGGCGTGGACAACATCATCTCCGCCGTGCCGCAGCTCGACCCGGTCCGCGTCGAGCTCGCCGTCGGCTTCGTGCTGCTGATCGTCGTGATCAACCTCCGCGGCGTGCGCGAGGCGTCGCTGGTGTTCGCCATCCCGACCTACGTGTTCATCGGCTCGGTGGGCGTGATGATCGTCACCGGCATCGCCCGCACCCTGCTCGGCGACCCTCCGGTCGCCTCCAGCGCCGCCTTCGGCATGCACGCCGAGGACCTCAGCCAGGCGGCGGTGATCCTGCTGGTGCTGCGCGCGTTCTCGAGCGGATGCTCCGCGCTCACCGGTGTGGAGGCGGTGTCGAACGGCGTCCCGGCGTTCCGCGCCCCGAAGGTCCGCAACGCGCAGCTCACCCTCACCATGATGGGCGGCATCGCGATCGCCCTGTTCTCGGGCCTCACCGCGCTGGCCCTGATCTCCGGCGTCCACTACGCGGAGAACCCGTGCGCGCTCGTCGGCTTCGACTGCACCACCCCGCAGCCCAGCCTGATGGCCCAGGTCGCCGCCGCGACGTTCGGCGGCAGCAGCATCCCGTTCTTCATCATCCAGGCGGCGACCGCGTGCGTGCTGCTGCTCGCCGCCAACACGGCCTTCAACGGCTTCCCGCTGCTGGGGGCGGTGCTGGCCCGCGACGGCTATGCACCGAAGGCGCTGAACACCCGCGGCGACCGCCTGGTGTTCTCGAACGGCATGATCCTGCTCGGCATCGCCGCCATCGCGGTGCTGATCGTGTTCCAGGCGCGGCTGACCACGCTGATCCAGCTCTACATCATCGGCGTGTTCGTCTCGTTCTCGCTCGGCCAGATCGGCATGGTGCGGCATTGGCGACGGATGCTCCGCGCCACCGCGCCCCGCGGGCCGTCGCTTCGGGCATCCGAGCGCCGCGCCGCGCTCACGGGCCTCGCGATCAACGCGATCGGCGCCGTGTTCACGGTGCTCGTCCTGGTGATCGTGACGATCACGAAGTTCACCCACGGCGCCTACCTGGTCTTCTTCGCGATCCCGTTCCTGGCGCTGCTGATGGTGGGCGTGAAGCGCTACTACCGCGACGTCGAGCACGAGATCCGTGTCGACGACGCCGTGCACTTCGGCTCGAGCGGCGACCTCGCCCTCATCCTCGTCAACCGGCTGCAGAAGCCGGTGCTGAAGGCGATCGACTATGCCATCGCGGCCGAGCACGACACCACCCTCGCGATCCACGTCGCGCTCACCCCGGAGGACGGCGAGCAGCTGCAGCGCGAATGGGCGGAGAGACGGATGCCGGTGCCGCTGGTCATCCTGGACTCGCCGTACCGCTCCTACGCGCAGCCGGTGGCGGAGTTCATCGAGAAGTACCGCGAGAAGCACGGGTCGAGCGTCGTGACCGTGTACCTGCCGCAGTACATCGTCGGGCACTGGTGGGAGGCGCTGCTGCACAACCGGCGCGCCCGGCGGATCGCCGGCCAGCTGATGCTGGTGCACGGCGTCTCGATCACGCTGGTGCCGTGGCTGCTGGACTCGTCCGAACTGATCTACGGCCGGCGGTCGCGACCGGTGCCCGGGCAGGAGCGGGCGGGGCGGCCGGTCGTCGCCACCGGCCGGCGGGCGCAGCGACCGGCGGGTCCCCCGGACGCCGCCGTCGAGGCCGGCGCGGGACGGGGAGTCTAG
- a CDS encoding LacI family DNA-binding transcriptional regulator codes for MVSIDEVAKLAGVSTATVSRALSGRGHVSEASRERVRVAAETLGYVVSSRASSLASGRTRNIGVIVPFLDRWFFSTVLSGASTALMRAGYDITLYNITADADVRREVFSTFLRRQRVDAVIAVSIELDEGETEQLLDLGLPVIAIGGPNPRLNTLTVDDTAVAELATRHLLGLGHRDIAHIGANPEFDLDFHIPTQRRLGFERALADAGITPNPAFLEPADFTVDGGFRATKQLLGRPGPRPTAIFAASDEMAIGAILAARDLGFRVPQDLSVIGIDGHELGEFFQLSTVDQFPMGQGERAANAVLAQLEGTTDAAAAAAELPFELIVRGSTARV; via the coding sequence ATGGTGAGCATCGACGAGGTCGCCAAGCTCGCCGGCGTGTCCACGGCGACGGTGTCGCGCGCGCTGAGCGGCCGCGGCCACGTGTCGGAGGCGTCCCGCGAGCGGGTGCGCGTGGCGGCCGAGACGCTCGGATACGTCGTGTCGTCGCGGGCGTCCAGCCTGGCATCCGGCCGCACCCGTAACATCGGCGTGATCGTGCCGTTCCTCGACCGCTGGTTCTTCAGCACCGTGCTGTCCGGGGCGTCCACCGCCCTGATGCGGGCGGGCTACGACATCACGCTGTACAACATCACCGCCGACGCCGATGTGCGTCGGGAGGTGTTCAGCACCTTCCTGCGCCGTCAGCGGGTGGATGCCGTCATCGCCGTGTCGATCGAGCTGGATGAGGGCGAGACGGAGCAGCTGCTCGATCTCGGGCTGCCCGTGATCGCGATCGGCGGCCCGAACCCGCGCCTGAACACGCTCACCGTGGACGACACCGCGGTCGCCGAGCTGGCCACCCGGCACCTGCTCGGCCTCGGCCATCGCGACATCGCCCACATCGGCGCGAATCCGGAGTTCGACCTCGACTTCCACATCCCGACCCAGCGCCGGCTCGGCTTCGAGCGGGCGCTGGCGGATGCCGGGATCACCCCGAACCCGGCCTTCCTCGAGCCGGCGGACTTCACCGTGGACGGCGGCTTCCGGGCCACCAAGCAGCTGCTCGGCCGGCCGGGTCCGCGGCCGACCGCGATCTTCGCGGCATCCGACGAGATGGCGATCGGCGCGATCCTCGCCGCCCGCGACCTCGGCTTCCGGGTGCCGCAGGACCTGTCGGTGATCGGCATCGACGGGCACGAGCTCGGCGAGTTCTTCCAGCTCTCCACCGTCGACCAGTTCCCGATGGGGCAGGGCGAGCGGGCCGCGAACGCGGTGCTCGCGCAGCTCGAGGGGACGACGGATGCCGCGGCAGCGGCCGCCGAGCTGCCGTTCGAGCTGATCGTGCGAGGGTCGACCGCGCGCGTCTGA